CCCGGTCCAGCGGGTCGGTCGGCCGGAGGACGTCGCGGCCGCGATCGCCTTCTTCACCGGCGACGACGCCGGCTTCGTCTCGGGCCAGGTCATGTACGTGGCCGGCGGCCCGCTCAACTGAACCGGAGGCGACCGACATGACCGCACAGGAGCGAGAGCTTCCCCCGCTGTCCGGCAAGGCGGCCCTGGTGACGGGCGGCAGCCGCGGTATCGGCTACGGCGTCGCCGAGGCGCTCGTCGCCCGCGGCGACCGGGTGTGCATCACCGGCCGTGGCGAGGACGCGCTGAAGGAGGCCGTCGAGAGCCTCGGCGCGGACCGGGTGATCGCCGTCGCGGGCAAGGCCCACGACGAGGCGCACCAGGCCGTCGCCGTCGAACGCGCCATGGAGGCGTTCGGCCGGGTCGACTTCCTCGTGAACAACGCCGGCACCAACCCGGTGTTCGGCCCCATCGCGGAGCTCGATCTCAACGTCGCCCGCAAGGTGTTCGAGACGAACGTGATCTCGGCGCTCGGCTTCGCCCAGCAGACCTGGAAAGCCTGGCAGAAGGAGAACGGCGGCGCGATCGTGAACATCGCGTCCGTCGCGGGACTCTCCGCGTCCCCCTTCATCGGGGCGTACGGCATGAGCAAGGCGGCCATGGTCAATCTGACCCTCCAGCTGGCGCACGAGTTCGCGCCGGCGGTCCGGGTCAACGCGATCGCCCCCGCCGTGATCAAGACGAAGTTCGCCGAGGCGCTGTACGAGGGCCGGGAGGCCGAGGCCGCCGCGGCGTACCCGATGGGCCGGCTCGGTGTCCCGTCGGACATCGGCGGGGCCGCGGCGTTCCTCACATCCGACCAATCGGACTGGATCACGGGGCAGACACTCGTGGTGGACGGCGGTATCTTTCTCAACGCCGGAGTCCACTGAGTCGATTTCTACCTGAATGGCTCGGGATAGCCCTAAGTGCCCCGCCGGACCACCACGTTGTTCCGGCGGGGCACTGCGGTATGGTTCGCCGACCCATGGCTGAACGAGGAGCGTGCACGTGTTCAACCGGACGATGCTGCAGGCGGCTGCAGCCCTTGCGTCCATATCCCTGGTGGCGGGATGCGGTCTGTTTTCGGACGACGACGCCGATGGGGCGCAGCACGTAGTGGTCGGTACGATGAGTGCACCCAGCACACTCGACCCGGCCGCCGCGTGGGACAGCTCCTGGGAGCTGTACCGCAACGTCTTCCAGACTCTTCTCAGCTTCCCGACCGGAAGCACCACCCCCCAGCCGGACGCGGCCGAGAAGTGCAAATTCACCAATCCGGCCAATACCGCATTCCAGTGCACCCTCCGTGAGGGCCTGACCTTCTCCAACGGTCACCCGCTCGACGCGGCCGCGGTCAAGCACTCCATCGACCGCATCCAGAGGATCGATGTGGACAGCGGTCCCAACGGTCTCCTCGGCTCGCTCCGCGAGGTCAAGCAGGAGGACGACCGGACCGTCACCTTCCACCTGACCAAGCCCGACGCCACCTTCCCGTTCATCCTCGCCACGCCCGCGATGTCCCTGGTGGACCCGGCCGAGTACCCCGCGGACAAGCTCCGGGAGGACGGCAAGCTCACCGGCTCCGGCCCGTACGTCCTGGAGTCCTACCAGGAGAGCTCGAAGGCGGAGCTGAAGAAGAACACCCGCTACAACGGGTTCGCGGACCGCAAGAACGACGCCGTCACGATCCGCTACTTCAAGCGCTCGGAAGCCATGGTGGCCGCGCTCAAGAGCAAGGAGATCGACGCCACCTACCTCGGTCTGACCGCGGAGGAAGTGGCCGATCTCCAGGAGAAGAAGAAGGCGAACGAGGGCCTCCAGATCGTGGAGAGCCCCGGTGTCGACATCCGCTACCTGGTGTTCAACCCCAAGGATCCCTCCGTCCGCGATGTCGAGGTCCGCCAGGCGATCGCCCAGCTGATCGACCGCGGCGAGCT
The genomic region above belongs to Streptomyces marianii and contains:
- a CDS encoding SDR family oxidoreductase codes for the protein MTAQERELPPLSGKAALVTGGSRGIGYGVAEALVARGDRVCITGRGEDALKEAVESLGADRVIAVAGKAHDEAHQAVAVERAMEAFGRVDFLVNNAGTNPVFGPIAELDLNVARKVFETNVISALGFAQQTWKAWQKENGGAIVNIASVAGLSASPFIGAYGMSKAAMVNLTLQLAHEFAPAVRVNAIAPAVIKTKFAEALYEGREAEAAAAYPMGRLGVPSDIGGAAAFLTSDQSDWITGQTLVVDGGIFLNAGVH
- a CDS encoding ABC transporter substrate-binding protein, whose amino-acid sequence is MFNRTMLQAAAALASISLVAGCGLFSDDDADGAQHVVVGTMSAPSTLDPAAAWDSSWELYRNVFQTLLSFPTGSTTPQPDAAEKCKFTNPANTAFQCTLREGLTFSNGHPLDAAAVKHSIDRIQRIDVDSGPNGLLGSLREVKQEDDRTVTFHLTKPDATFPFILATPAMSLVDPAEYPADKLREDGKLTGSGPYVLESYQESSKAELKKNTRYNGFADRKNDAVTIRYFKRSEAMVAALKSKEIDATYLGLTAEEVADLQEKKKANEGLQIVESPGVDIRYLVFNPKDPSVRDVEVRQAIAQLIDRGELINKVYRGTAEPLYSMVPKGIAGHATSFFDKYGDPSAAKARDILDEAGIKTPVRLDFWFTTDRYGSATAAEFAEIKRQLEQSQLFEVSIQGKPWKDFQEGYQKGSYPVFGRGWFPDFPDPDNFIAPFVGKENVLGTPYESPEITQQLLPQTRQLSDRGAVSKKFERAQTILVEDVRLLPLWQGKINIASREEIAGSERALDPQMIMQLWTLHRQTSW